In Chelonia mydas isolate rCheMyd1 chromosome 7, rCheMyd1.pri.v2, whole genome shotgun sequence, the sequence gaaatgtggTAAATAATACTTGCCAAAACTAAATCTACTAACATTTgttaaaagaaagggaggacttgtggcacattagagactaacaaatttatttgcgcataagctttcgtgaactacagctcacttcatcggaagcttatgctcaaataaatttgttagtctctaaggtgccacaagttctccttttctatttgcggacacagactaacacggctgctactctgaaacctaacatttgttaagcactttgaaatcttcaGACAGAAGGTGCAAACTAGCAATATACCAGTTTGTACCCGTACCTCTTGCTCACTTTCTACCCTTCCAGTTCCTAATCGTTTAATACCCTCTTTCTCCAAGTGTCacaagatgttttaaaaataaatctactgGCAACTTCTGGAAACATTCACCGGTAACCACCCATACATCGCCACAACCCTAAGGATCAGCATTTTTAGAAGAATGCCAAGTTGGCATTTGGCTAGCTGAGAAAATGGATTTAGCACATTGCGAGATCCCAGATCTCAATCAGTAAAATGCTCTCAAGTAACAAATCGAGGTGACCATTGTTTCATATCATCGAGGAAAAACACTGgcaagaaaaacattttggaaagtaaaaagaaaaggagtacttgtggcaccttagagactaaccaatttatttgagcataagctttcgtgagctacagctcacttcatcggatgcatccgatgaagtgagctgtagctcacgaaagcttatgctcaaataaattggttagtctctaagggtatgtctacactacagaataaggtcgaatttatagaagtcggttttttagaaatcggttttatatattcgagtgtgtgtgtccccacagaaaatgctctaagtgcattaagtgcattaactcggcggagcgcttccacagtaccgaggctagagtcgacttccggagtgttgcactgtgggtagctatcccacagttcctgcagtctccgctgcccattggaattctgggttgagatcccaatgcctgatggggctaaaacattgtcgcgggtggttctgggtacatatcgtcagtccccccttccctccctccctccgtgaaagcaagggcagacaatcgtttcgcgccttttttcctgaattacctgtgcggacgccataccaccgcaagcatggagcccgctcaggtaaccgtcaccgtatgtctcctgggtgctggcagacgcggtactgcattgctacacagtagcagcaacccattgccttatggcagcagacggtacaatacgactggtagccgtcattgtcatgtccaAGGTACTCCTGGccgcgtcggctgggagcgcctgggcagacatgggcgcagggactaaatttggagtgacttgaccaggtcattctctttagtcctgcagtcagtcctattgaaccgtcttatggtgagcaggcaggcaatacggattgctagcagtcgtactgtaccatcttctgccgggcaggcaagagatgacgatggctagcagtcgtactgtaccatcttctgccgggcaggcaagagatgacgatggctagcagtcatattgcaccatcttctgccaggcaggcaagagatgaggatggctagcagtcgtactgtaccatcttctgccgagcagccatgagatgtggatggcatgcagtccttctgcaccgtctgctgccagccgaagatgtaaaagatagatggagtggatcaaagcaagaaatagaccagatttgttttgtactcatttgcctcctcccccacctaggggactcatttctctaggtcacactgcagtcactcacaaagaaggtgcagcgaggtaaatctagccatgtatcaatcagaggccaggctaacctccttgttccaataagaacaataacttaggtgcaccatttcttattggaaccctcagtgaagtcctgcctgaaatactccttgatgtaaagccaccccctttgttgattttagctccctgaagccaaccctgtaagccgtgtcgtcagtcgcccctccctccgtcagagcaacggcagacaatcattccgagccttttttctgtgcggacgccataccaaggcaagcatggaggccgctcagctcactttggcaattaggagcacattaaacaccacacgcattatccagcagtatatgcagcaccagaacctggcaaagcgataccgggcaaggaggcgacgtcagcgcggtcacatgagtgatcaagacatggacacagatttctctgaaagcataggccctgccaatgtaggcatcatggtgctaatggggcaggttcatgctgtggaacgccgattctgggctcgggaaataagcacagactggtgccaccgcatagtgttgcaggtctaggacaattcccagtggctgcaaaactttcgcatgcgtaagggcactttcatggaactttgtgacttgctttcccctgccctgaagcgcatgaataccaagatgagagcagccctcacagttgagaagcgagtggcgacagccctgtggaagcttgcaacgccagacagctactggtcagttgggaatcaatttggagtgggcaaatctactgttggggctgctgtgatgcaagtagccaacgcaatcaaagatctgctgatatcgagggtagtgaccctgggaaatgtgcaggtcatagtggatggctttgctgcaatgggattccctaactgtggtggggccatagacggaatccatatccctatcttggcaccggagcaccaagccggtgagtacataaaccacaaggggtacttttcaatagtgctgcaagctctggtggatcacaagggacatttcaccaacatcaacgtgggatggccgggaaaggtacatgacgctcgcatcttcaggaactctggtctgtttcaaaagctgcaagaagggactttattcccagaccagaaaataactgttggggatgttgaaatgcctatatgtatccttggggacccagcctaccccttaatgccatggctcatgaagccgtacacaggcagcctagacagtagtcaggagctgttcaactacaggctgagcaagtgcagaatggtggtagaatgtgcatttggacgtttaaaggcgcgctggcgcagtttactgactcgcttagacctcagtgaaaccaatattcccactgttattaccgcttgctgtgtgctccacaatatctgtgagagtaagggggagacgtttatggcggggtgggaggttgaggcaaatcgcctggctgctggttatgcgcagccagacaccagggcggttagaagagcacaggagggcgcggtacgcatcagagaagctttgaaaaccagtttcatgactggccaggctacggtgtgaaagttctgtttgtttctccttgatgaaaccccccgccccttggttcactctacttccctgtaagctaaccaccctctcctcctcccttcgatcaccgcttgcagaggcaataaagtcattgttgcttcacattcatgcattctttattcattcatcacacaaatagggggatgactactaaggtagcccaggaggggtggtggaggagggaaggaaaatgccacacagcactttaaaagtttacaacttcaaaatttattgaatgacagccttctttttcttgggcaatcctctgtggcggagtagctggttggccggtggcccccccaccgcgttcttgggcatctgggtgtggaggctatggaacttggggaggagggcggttggttacacaggggctgtagtggcagtctgtgctccagctgcctttgctgcagctcaaccatacactggagcatactggtttggtcctccagcagcctcagcattgaatcctgcctcctctcatcacgctgccgccacattcgagcttcagccctctcttcagcccgccacttactctcttcagcccgccacctctcctcccgatcattttatgctttcctgcactctgacattatttgcctccacgcattcgtctgtgctctgtcagtgtgggaggacagcatgagctcggagaacatttcatctcgagtgcgtttttttttctttctaatcttcactagcctctgggaaggagaagatcctgtgatcattgaaacacatgcagctggtggagaaaaaaaaagggacagcggtatttaaaaagacacattttataaaacactggctacactctttcagggtaaaccttgctgttaacattacatacatagcacatgtgcttttgttacaaggtcgcatttttcctccccccaccgcgtggctaccccctcaaccctcccccctccccgtggctaacagcggggaacatttctgttcagccgcaggcaaacagcccagcaggaatgggctcctctgagtgtcccctgaagaaaagcaccctatttcaaccaggtgaccatggattatatctcactctcctgaggataacacagagagataaagaacggatgttgtttgaacgccagcaaacatacactgcaatgctttgttgtacaatgattcccgagtacgtgttactggcctggagtggtaaagtgtcctaccatgaaggacgcaataagtctgccctccccagaaaccttttgcaaaggctttgggagtatatccaggagagccgcgaatgccagggcaaagtaatcctttcacatgcttgcttttaaaccatgtatagtattttaacaggtacactcaccggaggtcccttctccacctgctgtgtccaggaggcagccttgggtgggttcagggggtactggctccaggtccagggtgagaaacagttcctggctgtcgggaagaccggtttctccgcttgcttgctgtgagctatctacaacctcatcatcatcatcatcatcttcttcgtccccaaaacctgcttccgtattgcctccatctccattgaaggagtcaaacaacacggctggggtagtggtggctgaaccccctaaaatggcatgcagctcatcatagaagcggcatgtttggggctctgacccggagcggccgttcgcctctctggttttctggtaggcttgcctcagctccttcagtttcacgcggcactgcttcgggtccctgttatggcctctgtccttcatgccctgggagattttgacaaaggttttggcattttgaaaactggaacggagttctgatagcacggattcctctccccatacagcgatcagatcccgtacctcccgttcggtccatgctggagctcttttgcgattctgggactccatcatggtcacctctgctgatgagctctgcatggtcacctgcagcttgccacgctggccaaacaggaaatgagattcaaaagttcgcggttcttttccggtctacctggccagtgcatctgagttgagagtgctgtccagagcggtcaaaatggagcactctgggatacctcccggaggccaataccatcgaattatgtccacagtaccccaaattcgaccctgcaaggccgatttaagcgctaatccacttgtcaggggtggagtaaggaaatcgattttaagagccctttaagtcgaaataaagggcttcatcgtgtggacgggtgcaggtttacatcgatttaatgctgctaaattcgacctaaagtcctagtgtagaccagggctaaggtgccacaagtactccttttctttttgcgaatacagactaacacggctgctactctgaaacctgtcattttggaaAGTAACTCCCTACATGACTGCGATGAGGTTTAGTTGCTGAAAATACCAATACTTAGATAATGCTGGACTCCAAACAACCATCTGCAATGAACAAGCAGCTAGAAAGACCTAGCCAAGGAATTCAGGTTAATGCTGCCTTGTATCTAATTAAATTTCCTGTCACTTTAAGGCTCTTTTTAGCTAGCACAGAAATATTCATTGCTCCTGCGCTGCAGAAATTTCATTCATAATTGACATCTTACAAAAACTGAGCTATACTTTACAATTTAATATTTACATAGTATAAGGATCTGATTACAAAGATATTCTAGTTAATTCTGACTGGGTGTTGCTTACTGAAAGTTGGATTCTTAGTACAGGTTTCACTGTAACCCCACAAATGCATTAGAAATAGCAGCGAAGGATTATCCCATGGGCCAACTGCACAGCATCCAATTCAGCAGAGGGAAACATGACCAAGTGAAATCAAAACCAGAAAGAAAACTTATTatagaaaaaattattttcctcatTCTCTTTTGATCACTAAACAGTGCCATTGTTTATAATTTCCACAAGCCTTTGTCCATAGCTAATATACATCACTATGAAAAATGTCAGCAGAATCTGCTGTTTCTTACTACATCTATAAGGATCACTAATACCAGCTGAGATTGTGGTTAGCAGGTTTACAAATGTTAACTGGTCCTACATGTGAGCTTTTCCCTCTTCAAATTACTGAAGTAAAGGACAGggtgtgttggatcatattaaagaagttctgtattaaaaccacaaatgagtttgattccccatagtttaaattccagggtattactaattaagaggtctcttggtttttggtactgtttctctccctctgtgtgtgaaacttgcaagctgctagttgtgttagtacattctaagacagagtctgttctcaaagcaattcacagagactcacaacaatactctaacaatagcaacagcacccagagactccccgcccttttgttgtattaacaattgtgattaaaatagagatagaggatgtatgtggatggatgcttggtgtggataataactgaatgatcagggaggtgccagcctaagaatccagtgtccatcggctgaagaaggcgtcaagtggaaataaccagaggacccccggagggcagactggaatccacccaacagcctcaagaatgggagaaccaaagaacaagataacatcttggagccgtcaggaatgtgctatctgctgattgattcagcaacagcatgatgcagcaattcccatagactggcataggaagaaattcctataaaaatagactctaaaaagtcagaactttggtgtctgattctgcaaaccaacttccaggagcatcagatgagcatctgacaaggccctgctccctcctcatgtccaggccacctggccagtggcttggcatgagcaactctaaggctggtaactatgataacaaccttgcagaacctgtgtgtgtgtgtgtatgaatgaatgtgtgaataaatataagattgaatggaatgttatagctgtaactaactgcttactatgattctttctgtattcacaataaatgtggtattttgcctttttccctttaataagatcctgctggtttttaatttattggtacaacaggTGGACAGGCCATACAAACAATATCATTAGCAAAATCTAAAATTACAGTACATCTTGGAATTTAATTAGTACTTGAATACCATATACATGCAGAGCCAGGAAGCTGAAATTGCATCTACTGACTTGTGTGTTAGCACATATACTTCCAAGTGCTCTTCAATGAAAGTTGCTAATAAATGGTAAAGAATTCTCCAAAACACAGACAGAACAGAAAAGACCACCTGGTCGGCCTCCAAGAAGATGGGAAGATGACATTGTTAAACGTTTCAGATGAACGTGGAGAAGAAAGGGAAGCATGCGAGAAGAATGGCGGATGTGTTGTGATCGGCGCAGTCTTAACGACAGCTGAAGACCATTCGATCCAGGTGATTCAGGTGACAGACAGGCCCTGCATGTATCTGAGTGATGAGAGGAATACTGGCAAATCTGGTTTTGCCGCATTTGTGCTTTTAGCATTAAGAAGTACCCCAGCCTTTgattacattttaaacagtggCACCACTCATACTACAAGCTCTAGGACATCAGATTAAAACTTTGATCAGAATTTGAAATCCTGGAAAAACCACTACTGGGCACTATCTGTTGATATTTTCAAACAAGTGTAGAGTGAACTTGATGTCAGTGAAAGGGGCTGGTTTGATGGCCCTGGAGAAGGAAATCCTGCTCTTGCAAGGTACTGAATACCCTCACCTCATGTTGTTGCCAGTAGGAGTTGCAGAAGCTGAGCACATCTCAGAATTGGGCAGTGGTAATATAGACTTCTCTGCATTGCCTTACCAAAGACCATCAGTGCTGACAGGGAGAAACCAACTGGGCTGTCAAGTTCAAGCTCTCTGGCTCATTTAGTTTCTCAGGCTGACAACAAGGGGACAATTCAGGATAAGCATGGTAGGTAGCTTCTGTACTGTACAGCCGTGTCCCTTAGAAATTGGGCAGGGGCTTACCACCTCCTTTCATGTAGATGTCATTAAGCAAGCTGCCAAGCGATAACTTCTTATAGCCTCCAACCTAGGCTGGGCTGAAACTAGAGATCTAAAGGCAAAGGGCTTTCTATCCCCTCCAGTCCCCGAGTGTTTTTCCAGAACATCCTAGAAACATGTCGAATGGGAAAGGTTGTCATCTGGCCAGTTTTTAACCCATCTGGCCAGATGTTGTGGTGCCTGGTTGGTTCCTGATTAAAAGATTTAATATGCTGAGTTTGTTTTCACTTGGGACCAACATTCCCTGTAAAATGCAAACGCATGCAGCTGTGCATCAAAATCTTTAACTGCCATATGCATCACACAGCGGGAGGCAGGGCCAATACCTGGTCCCACTCTACACGCTGGGTCTTCAGCCTGCCGAAACGACAACAGACCCAAGGGCCATGCGGGGTGCACGGCCGGCTCCTGGTGGGATCCCTCAAGGGctgaggtgggtgggtggcttTTCTGTTCTCAAACGAGAAAAACCCTTCCAGAGTCCGGAGTAGGTGGAAGCCAGGTAGGGAGACTCAGAACCAACGCAGGTCAGATTCCACAGCTATGGGCGTGCTCCCGCCGAACCAGGCTGCCCAACACGCCCAAGTGTGGGCCACATGCCAGCAGCCTGGGGGCAAGGCTTCATTTGCAGTAAAGCAGGGCAGACTGAGGCGGCATTAATTATGGAGGTGCGGCATGCCGGGCTTGCCTCTCACCTCCACCAGCAACCCCACAGACCGTGCCCCCTGCATACAACAGGCCCCGGAGCAGCACCAGGCTTCCCCGTGTGCTGCAGAACCACCAAGGCACCACAGTGCCCAGCATGCCGCGGGCTACCCCCCGGACTACAATTCCCAGCATGCAGTGGGCCACCACTGGACTACAATTCCCAGCATGCGGTGCCCCCCCAAGAGACCAGGCTTCTCATTATGCAACGATGACAGCGCCGCGCACGGTGGGAGCGCTAGTTCTTTTGGGGCCACTGCGCATGCGTTGATACCGCCCGCAAGACGGTCGATGTGCAGTGCGCATGCGTTTCAGCGCCGTGCGCCTGGGGTGAGGAGACGGCGGCGGGACCGTGAATTACGAGGTGACGACAGGACGCTGCCTACGCGGGACGCGTCCCGTCCTGACGCGCTGCCGCACGGGTCCGGGCAGGTTGAAGGCGGCCCGCTCAGGCCCTAGCGACGCGGGGGCGGGTCAGCCTCCGCCGGCAGCTTCTCAGGGGCCGCCTCAGCGCCGCGCAGGCAGCCGCCCGACGCCGCCGCCATGCCTGAGGGCAAGTCCGTCTTCCGGGAGGTGCTGCCCAAGCAAGGTAACCGCCGTGCCGCCTGCGCCCCGCAGCGCTCCCTGCGCCGGGCCCGGCCAGCCGCTCTCGGGCCGCCTCCCCCGTCACCCGCTTCGGCGCCCCGGCGCTCCCCGAGGGGTAAGGGGGCGCGTAGCCCGACTTCGCGGCGGGCCGCTCCTGGGGCAGCTAGCCCAGGGCTGCCCGCGCGAGCTCGATGAGGTTAGCAGAGGCGTGCCTGCCCGCACAGCTACCCGACCTTCCTCTCTGGGGTGGACGGACCCCCCCTTCCCGTAGAGACCTTGCCTTGGTTTTCTCTTCAGCACCGTGCACAGCTATGGTGTTGTATGGAAATGAGATTTATCTAGCCGGGGGTAGTCCCCCCGTCGCttaggcaggggttctcaaactgggggttgtgacccctcaggggcaCAAGGTTACtatatggtgggggagggggttgtaaACTGTCAgcctcccaaaaaaaccccactttgcctccagcatttataatagcgtgaaatacttttttaaagtgtttttaatttacaaggggGGTTGCTCTCAGAGGCTtggtgtgtgaaaggggtcacccatacaaaagtttgagaaccgctgccttaCAGCAACTAGAACATCCAGCAAACCAAACGCCAGCTACTCCTGAACCTTCCTGATCTAGGCAAGACCAATTAAGTGTGTGTATAGGCATATTCTCAATAAAAGCAGGAATCCTGTTTTTACTTTGATTACTCTTCCCCTTACTGGTCAGGGTATTTGAAAGCACATACAGTAGTTTGTAAACACGGACGTAAGCTCTGACCGAAAACAGTAGAAAGGAAGTTCATATTATGATTGCCATTTTACTTACCTTCCCCATAACCCACCCCCATCTTAATCATAAAATGGGTTCGACAGCTTCATTCAAATCCTTAGTTCTAGCAATATAGTTTGAAAGTTGGGATTGCACGGCTGCTTTCAGATGGTTTAAAGTACTGAGTTCTAGCAGCTGTGCTGGTAAAAATGTAAGAACTGAAAGGCAAGAAAGCTgtcacatgaggaaataaggcaTTATATTACATAAGCACTCTGCTTGGCTACTGTTGGAAAGCTGAGAATCCTAGTCATTAACTTGATTTTTAGGAGATAGTCTAAATGTCTTTTTTGCACAGATCTGAATAAATAAAGATCCCAACTCTGAGCTATGTGACTTCAGttcctgaaaaaatattttttttcctgtggttcAAAATCAGACAAAAGATCTACTTCTGAAAAGCAAGCCAGTTTCAGTTAATGACTCGTGCTTTTGCAAACCTTTTTCCCCAAAGAACAGTATATTCTTTCTGAAAACTAATGCTATCTTGTCCAAAATTCTTTTATTTATACACTAGGTTTTTCAAGGACATTTGGTGCTATTTGAGATGTATTTATACTTCATCGTAAAATTCATGCCAATTATATGAAATTTACATATTCTTATTTTTCCTTCTACACTTCAGGGCAGTTGTCAGTGGAGGATGTGCCTACCATGGTGTTATGTAAGCCAAAACTGTTGCCTTTAAAATCTGTTACCCTAGAAAAGCTAGAGAAAATGCAGCGAGCAGCACAGGAGACAATTCGCCAGCAAGAAGTGGCAcagaaggagcagcagcaacaaagcGAACAATAGTGTGCATGATGGCTCACCCCCTTTAAGAAATATTTCACCTAAATATTGTACCTTAGTTTGTGTATATTAATTTAGTGATGTTTGCTGTACAGTTAttaaaaaggagttcaggaatgGTAGAAGTCCATACTAAACTTTCTTAGCTCATGTCTTCTTATATTGTACATATTATAAATGTCTGTAGATTTTGCTTAAGAGGAGTCTTTTGTTAGTATGCTTACTACCTTCTCTGTAGCTGGGGCTTTCGGCTTCGTagcttgatttcttttttaaaaagcttcataATTGtgctggcttaaaaaaaaagccccatgAAGAGTTTGTCCCCCTCaacttaatctttttttttctctaagcTATTTACTTTAGTTCATTACTTGAGGCTGGAGATGTATAGCTAACACTTCTGAAATGTTACAAATCTTGCCTGGCCGTTCTGGTCTAGGTATTATATTAGAGCAGCAGCTCTGCTAGAGGTTAAGCATTGTTTACTGTTTAAAGCATTACATAAGTGCTCTACAATCCACATGCTTATGGGAATTGTCTTGAAATTTACTGTGCCCGATGAGTATTGAATGAGGTGGATGATCCAGATTTGGGGATCATTTGAGATGACTGGGGATCTCACCCTCCAAATGATCTGACCCTTTCAGGATTTATTTTAGCTAAGTCATTGCCCCCTTTCAGTGGGTAAAATTTGCTCCTACACAATGGGTTGATTCAAATTGCTGGATCAAAGAGTGAAATGTGCATGTGCACTAAGACTGCTGCTCTGTTGCAAACCAGAGTGTTTGTAGGCAGTCTGCCATAGTAACTGGGTGGCACGAGCGGACATGCTGCAACTGTTGAACTGAATTCAAGCTCTATCCACAGCAGTTTTCTGAGAATGTGTTGTGCAGATGTTGCTTTGCCCTCATTGGGCAGGAGGCACCTTTTAGAACTCTTGCCCTAAAACCACAATTTCTAATTTTACTTTAGTTTTACTTCTAATTTGTCAAAGTTCTTAGTATTAATTTAATAGGGGGAAGATGACAGACTAATAAGCAGCTACAGTAATGTAATCATGCTTCATACTCTAACCTTGTTCTGAACAATGGGATTAAGATGCTGGGTCATTTGGTCAAATGGCTAACTTATGTACCCATTTTCAGGGAAGTCTTGGGTAAAATGTCCCTTTCAGTTTAATTATTCATTAATCCTCTACAAAGTGCTATGCAAAAGGGTACTTTTTAGATATGTATTTTATTGGCACCTGGTTCAAAGATTATCTGCAGAGGACTTAAAGAGCTTTCCAAAACTGCttatataaaaacaaaggaaaaggatAGCTTTACAAAAATTTATTTTGTAATACATTCTATCAGAACTGttcattttttccagtttgtagAGAAATAGATGTTCCAGCCACCTTTTACTGCACTGGTCTTTAAGACCAATCAGTGCGTTCCCCTGGAAAAGACGAATACATCTTATGACCAATCCATTTTTTAGATTCTTTAAAGAAATAACCATTTTTCCTCCCAAAGCACAGCATTTcaacagcagcagccaaaatGAGGTTACAGCAGCTTAACTTGACCCCTCTATAATAAAGCTTTGTTTAAACCAGTGATTTTACTACAAAAACACTGTCCTTGAAGGAAAGGAGTGGCAGTCAGACATCAATGCAGAACATGGAATGATTAGGTCATAAACATATGGCAC encodes:
- the BBIP1 gene encoding BBSome-interacting protein 1 isoform X1, with product MPEGKSVFREVLPKQGNRRAACAPQRSLRRARPAALGPPPPSPASAPRRSPRGQLSVEDVPTMVLCKPKLLPLKSVTLEKLEKMQRAAQETIRQQEVAQKEQQQQSEQ
- the BBIP1 gene encoding BBSome-interacting protein 1 isoform X2, whose protein sequence is MPEGKSVFREVLPKQGQLSVEDVPTMVLCKPKLLPLKSVTLEKLEKMQRAAQETIRQQEVAQKEQQQQSEQ